In Canis lupus baileyi chromosome 19, mCanLup2.hap1, whole genome shotgun sequence, the sequence TGAAGCGCTGGAGCTGGGCTGCATACTCATTTTTGCTCTCCTCTGCCATGTGACTTCGAAGGTGGGCTTGTTGCTTGGCCTGAGGAATATCGAGGCAGGGGTCACGGCCAGGTTCTGCACCCACCCCCCAACCAGACCTCCAAACCATCCCAGACCCCACAGGTACCTTCTCCACATCAGCCTTGGTGGCATTAATATCCTGATCGAGTCGCTCAGCGGTCTGGGCTGCCTTTTCAGCCTCCCGGCAGTCCCGTTCAAACTTGCGCTTACTCTGCCGGGGACAGAACCAGAAGGAGGAAGTAGGTGAGAAATCAAGGTTTCAGAGACTGGTGGGACATCACCCAGCAAATGCAGGGCAACGGGCATGCTGGGAACCCATGGGACAGAGGGGCCCCAGGCCAGACAATGCAGGCAGTTCCATGGATCAGCAAACCCTCAGCCAGCTCCTTAGGGCCAGAGGTACCCATCTCCACGCCCCCAGACTCACATTCTCCAGCTGTTTGAAGCCACTTTCCAGCTGCTGCTGAGCCCGACGGCCTTCCTGAAAGTGCTGTGCAAAACGGAGATGGTTAGGCTCACCTGGGTCGAGGTAGCAGTCCTCAAGACCCAGAGAGGGGATCCCTCACCATCTTTCTCTCCTGTTTCATCTCCTGTGAGTACTTGGCCAGCTCGAGACACACACGGACGCTGAGGTTCTCAGCCACCAGCTCGCGCTGGCCCGCAAAGTCATTCACCTCCTGGAGAATCTGCACAAAGGACTGCTGCTGGCTGAACCTAGGGTAAGATGGGCAGAGGCAGCAAGCCAGGGTCAGGAGGCCACCCCCGCCACCCAGGGAAGCCAGATGCCCTAGGATCCACCTCCATATGGGAACGGGAAAGCCCCAACACATTCCTCCTGGAAGCAATCATAAATTCTGGTTCATATCCCTTACCCCAAACCCTTCAGTGGGATGCATTTTGGAACTCAGAACTTTTCAGGTTCAGAAAGGGGATATAATGCTTATACCATCTTTTATGCAGCACCCCAGTGGGGTCAGGGGCAGCATCCTGAATCAAACACCATAAATATTTTTGCAGCAAGAGATATTACTATTCACAGTAAGAAGAATAAAAACCAAGGACGTGATGAACGTGAAGTCAGGTCAGAGGCTGCTGCCACACAAGCTACCAAAACAATTTTTTCACTTCTAGAGCTCTTTGGATTCGGGAACTGGGGATGTGGCAAAAAGCGAAATGCTCCTATGGTGGACTAACTATGGGCTAGGCACTGCTTCAGTGCAAGATCTGTTATTCTCTGCATGAGCCGTACaagatcatcatcatcatcccgtttcacaggtgaggaaaacAGGCACAAAACATAAATCAATGACCCAGAGTCACTTGTTGAGTGAGTGCTGGAGCCCCGCTCAATAGAAGAGGCAAATGGAAAACTCAAGTCAATTGCCCAGAGTCGTAGGGCTGGAAAATAACGGGATTTCGATTCCAGCACAGGTGATCCAGGTTCTCCATCCATGCTCATTCCTCTGGGTGGGAAATGAAGCAAAAGGTGAGGGCCTTACCGCCTAGCTGGGGGAGAGGAAGTAAGACCAACACACgctccccaggcgcccccaaatcTAGCCTGGCAATTCCTCTCCATCCTTACTTGGATTCTGGGTCATCCTTGGCAGGTCTCTTGGGCAGGTATTTTTTCACCAGGCTCCtaatggagagaggcagaaaggctGAGCCCCCAGCCCTCCAACAGCTTCCCCAAGCCCCAGGCCGGTCCCCCCTAGGGTCTCACCTCAGTTGCTTTGCATAAGCCTGCTCCACCTCGGTCCGCTCTTTCACGAATTTCACATATCTGTCCAACAGGTCCAGGCCCCACTGCGTGTGACGCTCGAGCACCTCAAACTGATCCTGGAAGCGGGCGGAGGATTCGGGATCGTGACGTCGGGACCCCACCGCCCGCACACCAGGCGCCTGAGAAGCCTCAGGGCTCGGAGCTAGGAGAAGGTGTGGcttcccggccccgccccggcgcgGCGCGGGGGGAGGCAGGAAACCGGCGGGAACCCCCTCCCCTTCCCGGGAAGGGCCAGGGAACAGGGGCGGGGCCCCGGCCGGACTACGGGGTCCCGGCCTCCAGACCGCCAAGAGGGGTGTGGAATGGGGCAGGGCCACTCCCCCCTGCCCCGGCTCCCCTAATCCCCCCTCCCAAGATTCCGGAAAATCCGGCCGGCCCGGCGTGAGTCAGGACCAGAGGGGCAGGATTCGCCGCAGCTCGGGGGGCCCCAGAATGTCCAGGGGCCAGGCACCATGTTCCCCGGGTCGCCATGCTTCCCGGGGTCCCCCGCACACACGTGACTCCGTTTCCCCCACTGACCCCACTGCACCTCCGAAAGAAATTCCAGAGTTGTGGGGGAAGGAATCTGGTTACCCCCTCTGCATCCAGGAACCCAGGGATGCCACCGCCCCCATAAAAAGGAGGGGTCAGAGGTCCTGGCTAGAATAAGGGGAAATTTCTGGGGCTTCCAGAGCAGAGGTCAGAAGCAGCCTGGGGGCGGCCCCTCCCAGTGCCTGGGgcgggatgggggagggggctgcgaggccaagcctcgcagccccctcccccctaGCGCGACCCAAGCCCCAAGGTGTTGATTGGAGCCTCCGAAAGGCGGTCAGAACTTccaggtcccacgtgggcttgGAAGTGGCCACAgggtcccctcccccgcccaagCCGGACAGGCGGGCTGCGGGCAGGGACCCAGGGGCCGTAAGATAAGCCGCCGGCCCAGCCAGGGTGCTCAAAATAGGTGACCTCGCCCGGCCGCCCCGGCCTGGTCCCAGGACTCCTGCCCTCCTCACTCGGAACCCCGCGCTCAGTTTCCCGACTCGGCGGCTGCAAGGTCGCCCTTCGCCCCGGGCGTCCTGAAACGCCCTGGGCAACTCCGAGGGAGGGCGGAAAGCGGGGACTCCGGGGGTCTCCGAAGGGGAAAGCGCCGAGCCCCCGCTAAGGTCGTGCAGGAGCAAAGGAGGGGGGGTCTGAACTCCAGAAAAGGAGAAACTTGGAAGCCGGGCCGATCGGACTCACCCACAGCTCGGTGCCCCAATCCATGCTGCTCCCGCcgaagccgccgccgccgccgcgcccggtccccgccgcccgccgcccgccgcccgccgccgggaGACTCAGCCTGGAGCGGCGCGCCCGGCCCagcccgccaggccccgcccccccaggcccggccccgcccccgcaggccctGCCACGCCCCCATCTGCGCGGAGGCCCGAACAGCGCCCTAAAGGCGGGACCCCCGAGGAGGCGGGGCCCAACGGACGCCCCGCCCCCTCTTAAAGGAAAGTTGCCACTAGACGCCAGTGGACCGACCCCTTAAAGGACCCCCATCCATTTCCCAAATCCCCCGGACCCCTCTTATCCTCCCCACCCCTAAGTCGCCTGGGActgttgttttctctttccttcaaccATTCCTTAGAGGACCAAGACATTAAAACCCCAACCCGAGAGGTCCTTCCCCCACCACCAGCCACCCCTTcccgcaccgcccccccccgcacccccccccccccgccgtcgCTGGGAGAACCTGAGGTCACCCCGCTCTTGCGGGCCGGCCCGGCTCCAGACATCTATGCTCGGCCCACTAATGGTCTGGTTCCCTCCGGCCACAGGGCGGATGGGAGGACTTCGATCCTGCCCAGAACGCGTGCCTCCGCCAAGGCCCGGTCCATTAGCACCCCCACCGCatcctgccttctccctcctcccgaaGTCTGCGCCGGGAAACTGAGGACGGGCTGTCCTTGGGGCACCGGGCCCAGGTCTTTCCTCGGTCCTCATCCAGTTCGCGCTTCCACCTGCCCATTTTCCAGGCGCATCCGTTTAGACCCAATCAGGTTTCACTGTCCAGACCCCGGTTCCGACTCCACCTCTCCCTCCAGACACTCGGGCCCTGGGGGCACAGAAGTCTGTCACTTCCCTCATAAATGCCTGTTCACACCTCATTAATCTCCTTAAGGCACTGAGATGAAAGAGTAGAGAACCCTGCAGCTCCCACCCTCATCCTCTCCTGCCTTTAGTCCTTAGTGCCAACGGAGGTGACAGACGCCCCGGAGCCCCTGGGGCACAAGTTAGGCCCCAAGCCTCTGGGCTTCCAGGaggggagccccaggagcccaggggacGTCAGCCTGAAATCCTGGGACAGATGGCTCTGTGGGGACCTGGCCCCACCTGCTGGTGGCTTCTGAGCTAGAAAACATCCTGTTGCAAAGTGGGCTGTGCTCCAGGGTTTGGGGGACCAGCTGAGTCAGGGGCTCAGCGTGAGTTCTGCTCTCAGCCGCTTAGCCTGGTATTAGAGTCTCCACACTGGCATCAAACTCAAATTGGAATTGGGATTCGTTCCAAGTCGGCACCACAGTTGGGATAGGATCTCAACCTGGGGTCAGCTTAGCGGAGGGGTCAGCAACCCACTAGGGGGTCGTGGCCTCAAACTACGGTCCAGCGGTCAGGCCTCGTCTGGGGTCAGGGCTCCGTCCAGGTTGGGAGGGCTCAACCAGAGATTAACGCTCAGGCTCAGCGTAGGTCGAGGGTCGGAAGGGAGTGGGGAAGTCTGGATTTCAGGTTGATGTCCGGGCTCAGTTGCAGCCAAGGACTCAGCCCGGTTCAGCCCCAGTCCCCGACGACACCTCCAGCTTGGGATCTGTGGGTGGGTTTCTAGTTGCCTCACTCTAGGGTTAGAAGAGTCTCCGCCTAAGGCTGGAATTCAGCCCAGGGTCATAGGTCATCCTAGGGTCAAGATTGAGCCTGGGGCTAGGTTTCGGCCTTTCCTGGATCAGCAAGATTAGAACAGGACAGGCCTCGGCAGACGTGCGTGTTTACCAAAAGCCTGTGCTCTGGCTGGGAGCCACCTCCCCAGGGTAAAGAGGGGAAGTCCGTCCTGAGGGACattgggaaatgtagtttttgcGTGCCCTGTTGCGCTGTCTGGTCTTCCTGCATTCTGGGTAATGTAGTCCTGGACCGATCTTCAGTTGGGCGTGGGTGGAGGAATTCCGCTTCAGGGGCGGGATATCGGACCCAGCAGCACTGGTTAGGTGGACTGTTGAGCCAATTGCATCAGCACAGTCTCCCTAGTGATTGGTGACGGCGGAGGCGGCCCATTCGGAGCTGGCGATGTCCATCTGGCGTCGTGCGAGGGGGACGGTGCGGATTTCCGAGGAAGCGGTGGCTGATTGGCTAGACGCGCGGGACCCGCCGGAGGGACGGCCCCCGCCGTGCGGCGATTGGCTCACCCGTCGGCGGGTGGGGGCGTCAGAGGCGGTGTCGGGGGAGGCGGCGGCTCCAGAGATGGCAGTGAGCGAGAGGAGGGGGCTCGCCCGCCGGAGCCCCGCGGAGTGGGGGCAGcggctactgctgctgctgctcctggacAGCTGCTCTGGGCGCATCCACCGGCTGGCGCTGACGGTGAGTCCCTccgcgcggcgggcggcggcggggggcgcagTTCTGTCCCCAAGAAGCCCCTGGTTTGGAGTGGTCTCGTCCTACCTCCCCCTCTGCTTACGCGGGATGGAGCGGTCCGCCGCCCCCCCGCTTCCAGGCCCCGAGTGGTCTCGTCCGAGGAGTCCCCCTCGGTCCCCGCTTGGGGCTGCGGGGCCGCCCCCGCTAGGGTCGTGCCCCACCCACTAGGGGGTAGGACTTCACCCCCCCCCCGGAGCCCCAACTTTTAGTCCTGTGTGTGCATCCTCGGGGTCGCTCTGGGGCGCTGGGGCCCTGGGGGAGTCCCCGGGGCTCGTAGAACCGGGTCCCCTGGGCACTCGCTGGGATCTTGGAAGCTCACACTTGTCTGGGGGGTCGGGGCTCCGCACACCAAGATGAAGAACTCCGCTTTTGGGGTGGTGCTCACCCGCTGCCCAGActtccaggtgcccctgggctttCCCTTCCTGGACTCGCAGAGCAGCGGCTGGAGGAGCTGGGGCCACCCTGTTGCCACCTCGCGCCAGAGCCGTGGGGCTGGGCTGGTGGGGAGAGGTCTgagctgcctctgcctccttgGTCTCCGGCAGGGGGAGAAGCGAGCCGAGATCCCGCTGAACAGCTTCGGCTTCTACGCCAATGGCTCCCTGGAGGTGGACCTGAGCCTCCTGCGGCTGGGCCTCcgggagacagaagaggagacccCGCTGGTGAGGGGCTTTGAGGACTTTGCTGGAGGAGGGCGAGGCGCACAAGTTTCctgccaccaccccaccaccccaccaccaccaccaccacgccGATGAGAGGTGGCTCAGCCTCTCATCCATGGGATCTTGGGCAAATCCattggcctctctgagcctccgtgtcctcatctgtaacatgggaatAATAAGACCTCGTGCAATATGTGCAACCCTGAGCGGGGGTTGGTGGAGGGAGGGCACACCAATGCACAAGATATCCCCAGTTCCCGCAGTCGGAAGGAGTagccagcatttattttttttttttgaatgcccACTGAGTACCAGGTAACCAGGCAAAGCACTTTCCATGGGTCCGTTCTCTCACAGCCACCTCTCAGGGATGCTGTGCAAATGTTACACCTGTAAACCCAACCTTACAGATGTTCACACAAGCTCAGAGGTATGTGCCTTGCTCAGAGTCTCAGCGCCTGGATGCAAACCCACGTGTGCCGGATTCCACAGGTCAAGGCTGGAGGCCAtcaacattttatctatttttacttctttattacaTCAACATTTTAATTGAGTGAAAACAAGGTGGGCTAGGTCCAGAGGACCTGCCCCTGCAGGAAGTGACATCCAAGTTGAGAGGCACAGGATGGTTAGGAGCTAAGAGTATGGGGGGCCCCAGGGCAGGACAGGTTGTTGGAAGATTCCACGAGTGACTGTGGgacctagcacacagtaggtgttcagtaaatttGAGATGATGTTTCGCTTGCTGCTAAAAGAGGTGGCTTGGGGAGGTCCCTGCGGAATCCCTCAtttcctccccttttctttccACCTGCCAGGTGGGGTTCAGTCTGACTCGGGTTCAATCTGGCAGCATTCGATCCTACTCAGTGAGTGGAGGAGGAGATggtggagggggtgaggagggccTGGGATGTCTGTCCTTTACATCAGGAGCCAAGGGCCCCTGTTCTTTCTCGCAGGGAGGGGGAGCAAGAAGTGACCCTCCCTTGCAAGGTAgatggggaggggacaggggtggggctgggctaGGGAGGCGGTAACCAAGACACCCTCCTACGCACTCCCCAGACCCCGAACCCCCCCAACTGTCCTCTCCGGAAAAACAGTAGCAACCTCCTGGTTCTCTTCCTCATCAACACCAAGGATCTGCGGTAAGTTGATGGGTCGGGTGCTCCATCATTCATACTTGTTGAATGTGTCATATGTCCCAGGGAGCATCCTGTGAGCTTTTACAGGTGTTAACTCGTCGACTCTTGATGCTGACATTATCCCccattctgaaagaaaaaactgaggcccaagaaCCAGAGTCCAACAATACCGTGTAGCCTGTCTATagatgcattttcattttaaataacgCACTTACGTGGAATAAGTCAGCGTTGCAGAAAGTGACGGTCACTGGTGGGGCAGCCGTCTTGAGGGCTGGTGGCCAGTGCTGGAACTGTGTGCCCACTGATTCAGCCTGATGCCAAGCCTCACAAAGGAGATCTGAGGGCCCAAGGGACCATCGAGTCCCTCTGCACACATTGTACAGATGACCTAAGCCATCAGCCTCCTGGCCTCACCCCCAGGGCCCCCATCCTCACCCCAGGGTCCAGGTGCGGAGGTATGGGGACCAGAAGAAGCTGTTCATCTCTCCTGGGCTCCTCCCCGAAGTGCCCTCTGAACCAGGGCCCCCGAAACCAGAGCTCACAGTCACCCCTAAAGTGGGCAGCGGTGAGTCAGGCTGGGctgtgggagcagggagggtggATGGCCAGGGCTGCTTGGCCTACCTCCCATTTTTTCTGTTGTCCATCCTAAAGTCATTCACTTGCCCCCTCTAGGGACCATCGCTGTGCTCAGCAAGGCCCAGTCAAAACCCACAGTGTCCCAGGGAGACCAGCAGGTTTGAGGaagccagggcaggagggaggactgtctcttgggggcagggggagagggtagcggggcggggtggggggggacatacggagagccaggcccagggccagCTGATGTGGGCCTTCTgtcccctcagggcctcagtgGGAAGGACAGCGAACTGGTCCTGGGGCTTGGGCATCTCAACAATTCCTACAACTTCAGTGTGAGTGTCGGGGCGCACCcgtggcccccctcccccccagagtGGGGACCACCGGGCTGACTCCCCTTCTCCCCCTGTCCCGGCCGCCCAGTTCCACGTGGTGATCGGCTCTCGGGCCGAGGAAGGCCAGTACAGCCTCAACTTCCACAACTGCCACAACTCGGAGCCGGGCCAGGAGCAGCCGTTCGACCTCACGGTGAGCAGAGGCGGCCGCGCCCAGGCCTGAGCTGGCGTGCCCATCTGGTGAGGTGTGAAACCCCCACTCCCCGCTGCTGCGGCCTCCCTCCCCAGGTCATGATTCGGGAGAAGAACCCCGAGGGCTTCCTGTCGGCGGCGGAAATCCCCCTGTTCAAGCTGTACCTGGTCATGTCTGCCTGCTTCCTGGCAGCCGGCATCTTCTGGGTGTCCGTCCTCTGCAGGAACACGTAATGCCCTGGCCCCTGGgggtcccccacctcccctggtcacagccctcccctccccgcccctgact encodes:
- the GPR108 gene encoding protein GPR108 isoform X2 gives rise to the protein MKNSAFGVVLTRCPDFQGEKRAEIPLNSFGFYANGSLEVDLSLLRLGLRETEEETPLVGFSLTRVQSGSIRSYSTPNPPNCPLRKNSSNLLVLFLINTKDLRVQVRRYGDQKKLFISPGLLPEVPSEPGPPKPELTVTPKVGSGTIAVLSKAQSKPTVSQGDQQGLSGKDSELVLGLGHLNNSYNFSFHVVIGSRAEEGQYSLNFHNCHNSEPGQEQPFDLTVMIREKNPEGFLSAAEIPLFKLYLVMSACFLAAGIFWVSVLCRNTYKVFKIHWLMAALAFTKSISLLFHSINYYFINSQGHPIEGLAIMHYITHLLKGALLFITIALIGSGWAFVKYVLSDKEKKIFGIVIPLQVLANVAYIVIESREEGASDYRLWKEILFLVDLICCGTILFPVVWSIRHLQDASGTDGKVAVNLAKLKLFRHYYIMVICYVYFTRIIAILLQVAVPFQWQWLYQLLVEGSTLAFFVLTGYKFQPAGNNPYLQLPQEDEEDMQMEQIMTDSGFREGLSKVNKTASGRELL
- the GPR108 gene encoding protein GPR108 isoform X1, translating into MAVSERRGLARRSPAEWGQRLLLLLLLDSCSGRIHRLALTGEKRAEIPLNSFGFYANGSLEVDLSLLRLGLRETEEETPLVGFSLTRVQSGSIRSYSTPNPPNCPLRKNSSNLLVLFLINTKDLRVQVRRYGDQKKLFISPGLLPEVPSEPGPPKPELTVTPKVGSGTIAVLSKAQSKPTVSQGDQQGLSGKDSELVLGLGHLNNSYNFSFHVVIGSRAEEGQYSLNFHNCHNSEPGQEQPFDLTVMIREKNPEGFLSAAEIPLFKLYLVMSACFLAAGIFWVSVLCRNTYKVFKIHWLMAALAFTKSISLLFHSINYYFINSQGHPIEGLAIMHYITHLLKGALLFITIALIGSGWAFVKYVLSDKEKKIFGIVIPLQVLANVAYIVIESREEGASDYRLWKEILFLVDLICCGTILFPVVWSIRHLQDASGTDGKVAVNLAKLKLFRHYYIMVICYVYFTRIIAILLQVAVPFQWQWLYQLLVEGSTLAFFVLTGYKFQPAGNNPYLQLPQEDEEDMQMEQIMTDSGFREGLSKVNKTASGRELL